The following DNA comes from Crocosphaera sp. UHCC 0190.
GAATTTGGATTACAAATTATTATTGCAAATGATGATAACAACCCAAAACAGGCTGAAGAAAATGCTAAAATTCTCGGACAAAATCACAGTATTGTTGCTGTGATTGGTCATTATAGCAGTGATATCACAATTACTACCTTACCTATTTATCAAGCTCAGAATTTAGTGTTAATTTCTCCCACCAGTTCTGCTGATGAATTATCTAGTCAAGGAGATTTTTTCTTGAGAACAATTGCTCAAGATAGTGATAATATTAAAAACCTGTCACAATATCTTATTAAACAAAAAAAAGGAGAAAAAGCTGCCGTTTTATATAATCCTTATAGTCAATATAGTCTCTCTTTATATAATGCTTTTTTGAAACAAGATGCTAACACGGAATTAAATATTGTTCAAACTTTTAATTTATCCGATTCCCTTTTTAATGAAAGACAAACAATTGCTGAAATAGCAACAAAAGGAGTCAATACTTTGGTTTTATTTCCTGATGCTAAAGTTGATAATGATGCCTTTAAAAATGCGATAAATATTATTGTGGCTAATCACAATAACTTTTTAATTATTGGTGGTGATGCTTTATACAGTAGAGATATTTTAGCTAAACAAGAACTTTCTGAAGGTATTATAATTTCTATATCTTGGCATTATCTCAATAGTGCTGATCATAACTTTGTTTGTGAATCTAAGCAACTTTGGGGAGGATATGCTAGTTATCGAACTGCTAATAGTTATGATGCAGCTAAAACAATTATGACAGCTATAGAACAAACATCAGTCAATAGTTTTTCTCAAAAAATGGAGCAATTATTCAATTCTAATTTTCAACGTAAAAAAATCCATGACCAATTAAAAAGGGATGATTTTAAACTACAAGGAGTAACCGGAACAATTGAATTTGAACCTAATGGCAATCGAAAAAATCCTCCTACCATTTTAGTCAAAGTTGTTGCCGATACCTCATCAGAATACGGTTATAAATTTGTTCCTGTTCACAATAAAAACACTGTTCCTAATTGTTAAATTAATGAAAAAAAACAACCAAATTACCAGTCAACTAATTAAAAATAAATTTGCCTTATTTATCTTTAATTTATGGCTAATATTTAGCCTTTTGCTGTTGACAAAAATGCCAACCAATGCTACAGAAGATGACCTGGAAAAATTACTGCCTCCTCTGCAAATTCATCCTCTACCCACTACTTTAGAACAATGGCAAGATTCTAATAATTTGGGCAACTATTTCGAGCAAATTAAACCGATTTTAGCAGGTTATCTTATCTGGTCAAAATTGCCCATTAAAGTATATCTTGACCGCCCTTCTAACCCTAATGATCCTGCTGCTGTCACCCGTCGTTTTAATCAATGGTTAAAGGCTGTTGAACAAGCGATCGCTGAATGGAATATCTACTTATCTATGATTGAAGTTTCTGAGCCTGAACAGGCAGATATTATCATAGAAAGAAACGATCCTCCCTTAGATACAAATATTAATCCAGAAACAGGGAAATTACAAATTCCTAGAGCTAGAACTGCCCAAACTCGTTATAAATTTTATATCAAAAATCAACAACTATTTCATCAAATGACCATTCAAATTAGTCCCCGTTTAGGAGAATTATCAGTCTTATCAGCCGCTCGTCATGAATTGGGTCACGCTTTGGGAATTTGGGGTCATAGTTTAGAAGAAACTGATGCCCTTTATTTCTCCCAAGTAGGCAACCCTCCCACCATTTCTTCTAGAGATATTAATACGTTAAAAAAAATTTACCAACAACCCACTCGCTTAGGATGGCCCCTACCAAGTCAGTTCTAAATCTATAATTTATTATACCTTGTCTAAATAGTCTTTTATGTGTTTACAATAAAAATAATATTCACTGATAAAGGGAACGAAAAAATGTCAGAAACAATTGTATTAGGTGGCGGCTGCTTCTGGTGTGTAGAATCAGTGTTTCAAGCAGTAGAAGGGGTTGAAGCTGTAGAATCTGGTTATGCAGGTGGCCAGATAAAAAACCCTACTTATGAGGCTGTTTGTAGTGGAAAAACTGGACACGCAGAGGTCGTAAAAGTAACCTTTAATCCGCAAAAAATATCCCTCACTGAAATCCTAGAAATCTTTTTTGTCGCCAGTCATGATCCTACCACTCTTAACCGACAAGGAAATGATGTAGGGACACAATATCGTTCTATTATTCTTTGGGAATCACAACAACAATTAGAGACAGCTAAAATCCTTATTGAGAAACTCAATGATGACGAGATATTTAAGGGAAAAATTGTCACAGAATTAGAGGAATTGACTGACTATTATCCTGCTGAAGAATATCATCAAAACTATTTCAACAAGCACCCTAATCAACCTTATTGTGCTTTTAGTATTCCTCCAAAACTGGCTAAACTCAAGAAATATTTTCCTGATAAAGCCTTGGCATAAATCCCTAAAAAATTAACTTGGTAAGGGTATTTTCAAAAATACTCTTACTTTCAATAAAACTGATTCAATAGGTTAAAATAATAATCAAAATATATTTGCTATTGATTAATTTATGTCATGGCTGAAATATAGGAGAAGATTAAAAAAAATATGCCTAATATTTTTGGGTAAAGATGAAAATTGACCTCTAAACCCAATGCCAAATCAAAAAATATTTGTTAAACTAAATAAGAGAAATTAAAATTTCAAGAAACATGATAAGATCTTCTAAAATCCCTGCTGCTGCCAATGCCCCAACGCTGATAGAAGTCATTAAATGGATAGCTGATCCTGTTAACTATATGGAAAAAGCCATGCAACTTCATGGGGATATATTTAGAGTTAAAATGAGTTTTGATATGGATGAGATTATTTTTGTCAATCATCCTGAAGCTGTGCAACAAATTTTAACCCATGATCGCCAAGAATTTAGTGCGCCAGGAGATATTAATAAAAGCCTATCAATGTTATTTGGAGATGCTTCAGTTTTGATGATAAACGGCGATCGCCATAAAAAACGTCGTCAACTTTTAATGCCTCCCTTTCATGGAGAAAGAATGCAAAGTTATGGGGAATTAATCATTAAATTAGCCCATAAAGTTATGGAAGAAATTTCTCCCGGTAGCTTATTTATTGCCCGAAAAGCCATGCAAAGTATTTCTTTACAGGTTATTATTGAAGCAGTATTTGGATTTCCCGAAGGAGAAAAACAGCAAAAACTTGAAAAATTATTAATTGATTGGTTAGAAATTTTCAAATCACCCCTAACTACATCGGTTGTCTTTTTTCCTATTTTACAATGGGATCTAGGAGCATGGAGTCCTTGGGGTAAATTTTTAAGAACAAGACAAGCACTTGATGACTTACTGTATAATGAAATTGCAGAACGTCGAGCAAATCCTGACCCCAGCCGCACCGATATTCTCTCTTTATTAATGTCAGCAACTGATGAACAAGGAAACCAACTCAGTGATCAAGAATTAAGAGATGAATTACTAACTCTTTTATTTGCGGGTCATGAAACCACAGCAACTGCCATGACTTGGGCATTATACTGGACACATTACCACCCAGAAATTAGCGAAAAAGTTCGCAAAGAAATTGCCACGTTAGGGAAAAATCCTAATTTAATGGAGTTCATAAAACTGCCCTATTTAACCGCAGTTTGCCAAGAAAGCTTAAGAATTTATCCCGTTGCCATGTTAACCTTGGGAAGAAAAGTGGAACAACCCGTAGAATTAATGGGATATCAACTAGAACCAGGGCAAATTGTCGCAGGGTGTATGTATTTAATTCATCAACGAGAAGATATCTATCCTGATCACGATCAATTTAAACCCGAACGCTTTTTAGAAAAACAATTTTCTCCCTATGAATTTATCCCCTTTGGGGGAGGTTCCCGTCGTTGTATTGGGGATGCTTTAGCCCAATTTGAAATGAAGTTGGTCTTAGCAACAATTTTGGCTAATTATGATTTGAGTTTAGTCACTTCTCGTCCTGAAAAACCCAAAAGACGGGGTATTACTTTAGCCCCAGAAACTGGAGTTAAAATGCTCATGAAAGGCAAAAAAAATCTTGATGTCGGGTCATCACTTCCCAAATTTGTCTCAAAAGTATAAACAAACAAGCCACTTTATGGGGGTAGATTAAAATGAATAAAGCGTAACACCTTACCCCCAAATTAAAGGATTAAACCTCTACGCATTATGTGGCTGCGTAAGTCCCATTACCAATATTGACAGAGGAGAAGATATTGAAAGGTTGATCAATGGTGAATGTCTAAATGCAAGATATAATTGCCGAGTTGTACCTTGCCTGACCATAACTCATATTCGAGTCTTAAGTATTCTGGTAAGACATCTCCCTCTAATTTTAAGCTGCGAGTATAGTTTCGTAGACGAAAGGCGTTAGAAATGTCCCCAGAGTCATCATTTAGCCAGTAGCGACTGACCCCATAAATACCGGGTTCCCAGAAATGGCGATAACAAAACTTACCGTTACCTTGTAAGGTCATAATCACTCGCGCGGGAGAAAGTTCTAACCAGAGTAATTGTCTGGCTGTTTCTAAGGCTGAAGTGGGTTCCTCGTCAGCTACTGATTTCATCGCTTCCGGTTGGTTGAGGAGGAGATGAAACTGACAACGATCTTTTTGGTACAGAGTGGCAGCAGTTTCAATGGTCGAGAGAATGGGTAAGTCCGTAGACATCAAGGAGAGAGAGACGGGACGACGATGATTGGTAGGCATGGGGATTTATCTTGAGAGAGGCATACTTCTACGATAAAGCCCTAATGTAAGATTTCACAACGCCCTTTTTAATGATTTTTTTTACAAATCATTAATTTAGGCCTTGCCAAATGACATAGGTTATTGCTATAGTTAGTAATCGTGTGAGCAATCCTCAGTAGCTCAGTGGTAGAGCGGTCGGCTGTTAACCGATTGGTCGTAGGTTCGAATCCTACCTGGGGAGTTGAAAAGTAAGGAAATGATTATAGATTCCTCCCTAATGGCAATCGCCCTCTGGTTATTGCCATTGATGAAGTTAATCAGCTTTTTGCCTATCCTGACACTGCTCGTGAATTTCTCATTAGCGTTTTATTATCTATGCAGGGGACAATAACCCTCGAACAACTGTTAGAAAAGTCTGGGATCATGCAGCAATAATTTTTTCATACTCATTCCCCAAGGCTTCCCAAGTATAATTATTCTCAATATACTCTCGACCATTTTTAGATAATGTATGACGTAAATTAGCATCCTCAAATAAATCACTAATCTTATTAATATATTCTTCTATCGTATTCGCTCTTAAAGCCCTTAAAGGAACATTTTCTCCCGCCACTTCCATTCCTTCTAAACCGCGATCGCTTGCCACCACGGGAACCCCTGCAGCCATCGCTTCCAGGGTTTTAAATTTCATACCAAACCCTGTCCGTAAAGGGATAACTGCCACAGTTGCTTGATGTAAATAATCAACCACAGAAGGGACTCTTCCCGTTACGGTAATACCAGGACGTTTTGCTAATGCTTGTACTTCAGGAGAGGGTTTAGAACCCACTAAGGTTAAGGTTGCATCAGGATATTTTGTTTGCAATAATGGCAAAACTTCTTGACTAAAAAAGACAGCACCGTCAATATTAACAAAATAATCTAATCCCCCAACAAATACTAAACGATGTCCTCCTGGATCATGAGAACGATAAGGAAAGGTTTCTAAGTCTACACCATTAGCAATTAAAGCAATTTTTGCATTGGGAGCAAAGTCCCGCATTTGTTGTTCATCTTCATCCGTTGTTACCACAACTTGGGAAAATTTAGAGACAGTCCGTTGTTCATAACGACGCAATAAAGGAAGATAAAGACGATCCCTGAGTTTATTCTCTGAGGTTCCCGTTGCCAATTGATTTAAACAAGTTTTATATACCGAACTATGAATATCAATAATAGTTTTTATTTTTTGTTTCCACTGGGGACGAATATAAATTTCATTAACGCTATGTTCACAAGTAATGACATCAAACCGTTGCTCAGCTACCGCTTGATCTATCCATTGTTGAATTTCTGCTAGATAAAGATAGCGCACATTGGGAGGAGTCCCTTCCAGAAAAAATTGACTAAACCTCATAACTTTATCCAAAAATCCGTTGCTGTCTTCCGTAGGACGGGGAAATACCTTTAAGTCTGTAACATAGGAACGAAGTTGTTCAATTTCTTCCTTGGTAACGTCTTCCGTTAATTGAGTAATTAATGTAATCTCGTGAATTTTACTGATAAATTTTAGTAGATTAAACGTCCGTCCTTGAGTTCCCCCACGACTAGGTGGATAGGGAAATGTAGCACAAATCATTAATAATTTCATTGCTTTATTTGTGAGGTTGCTCACGAGTTTTTTGCTCGATCACGATTTTACAATGTAAAGTTTACCCTTTTCAACGAATTCCTGAACCCCAAACCCCTATCAGATCCAAGATCCCCTGAAAACTAAATTTCTTGTCCGTTGATTCACTCAAAATGAGAAACTATGTTATAATGAAAGACGAGACAACTAAGTATCGGTAGTAGATTTTGTTATCAGCATTGACAGGTATTTCCCGTTCAGCCTTGGCACGATTCTCTCCGACCGCTCAATCTCTACAAACATCTTAGATTCACGGAGATAATCCCAAATGTCAATTTATGTAGGCAACCTATCCTATGACGTTACTGAAGCTGACCTTAACTCGGTATTTGCCGATTATGGTTCAGTCAAGCGCGTTCATATCCCCACTGACCGTGACACCGGTCGGATGCGTGGCTTTGCTTTCGTCGAAATGGACTCTGTCACCCAAGAAGAGACCGCTATTTCTACCCTAGACGGAGCAGAATGGATGGGACGCACCTTAAAGGTCAACAAAGCCAAGGAACGCGAACAACGTTCAGGAGGCTCCTTCGGTGGAGGCGGCGGCAGAGGAAGACGCAACCAATACTAAGACCTAAATTAAGTCAATCAGGGGTAGGAAATTATTAAATTTTCTACTCCTTTTTCAGTGATTGCATATTATAATCAATCATCATTCTTACCACGTCTGGCATCTTGTATTGGGCTTTCCAGCCTAGTTTTTCCCATGATTTACTGGGGTTGCCGCAACTATAGGCAAGATCAGTTGGTCGGAATAGGCTAGGATTTGTTGTGACATAATCTTGCCAATTTAATCCTAAATAATCAAAAGTTTGTATAACAAATTCTTCTAAAGAAGAGCTTTCTCCTGTGGCAATTACATAGTCATCCGGTTGAGATTGTTGTAACATTAAATACATCGCTTTAACATATTCTGGAGCCCAACCCCAATCTCGTTTTATAGTGACATTACCTAACTGTAATTTTTGAGAAATGCCTTGAGCAATATTACAAGCTGCGCTGACAATTTTTTGTGTGACAAATCGTTGGGGACGCAAGGGAGATTCATGGTTAAATAGAATCCCTGAACAGGCAAAAATTCCATAAGCTTCTCGATAATTAGCCACTTCCCAAAAAGCCGCAGATTTAGCCACAGCATAGGGACTACGGGGACGAAAAGGGGTTAATTCATCGGCAGGAAAAACCCCAATATCTCCAAAACATTCACTTGACCCTGCATTATAAAACTTAATTGGTGCGCCAGTAAATCGAATCGCTTCTAACAGGTTTAATGTCCCTGTCGCAATACTTTCTAAGGTTTCGACCGGTAACTCAAAAGACAATCCGACAGAACTTTGGCCGGCTAAATTATAAACTTCTTCAGGCTCAACTTTATTGAGGACTTGCAAAACACTCCGAAAATCATTGAGAGACATAGATTCAATCTTTATTTGCTCCCGAATCCCTAAACGGACTAAATTATGAAATGATGAGATCTGGGCATCCCGTGATGTCCCAAAAACAATATAACCTTGATCCAGAAGAAATTGAGCTAAATAAGCCCCATCTTGACCAGAAATGCCACAAATTAAAGCGGTTTTTTGTCCCATAAATTTAGTGATTTGTGTTCTTATTGTTTTTAGGGGTTAATAATAATTGTATCGCTTCCTTTAAATAGCCAATTTGCCCATAAGCATAGACTAGATTATCAAAACTGAGAGCCGGATTAGTCACATATTTCAAGGATTTATACAACCCCCTCATTAACCTTTCTCCTCCCCTTCTCAATTGAACAATTCCCGTGCGTCCCGCAATTTCCTCCCGATAACATTCACTTACCCCTTGCCACCAACTACGTCGCAAAAACCAGCCGGGTTTGAGTCTTTCAGGGGACACATTATGTCCGACTAAGGCATCAGGAAGATAGGCGACTTCCCATCCTTGGGTTAAGGCCAATTCTGTCATGAATAGTTCCTCATTGGAAAGGAGTTTTTTGCCGACTCTCCCTAAATTAACATCAAACCCCCCAATTTTTTCTAAAAATAACCGTCTTAGGGAGTAATTTAAGCCTCTAGGGGTTAACTGAGGATTGGTAATGGAAACCATTTTATCACCTAAATCGTAGGCTCCTAACCCTCCCGCTAAATCTTCAGAAATCCATTGAGGGGGAGATATTCCTTCTGGCCAAATTAAGGTAACTTTGCCCCCGGCGATCGCCAATTTTTCCTGGTGTTGATAAGCATCCACCAAAACCCGCAACCATTGGGGAGAGGCGATCGCATCATCATCAAGATAGGCTAAAATGGGCGCGGTGGTTTCTTGGGCCCCTGTATTGCGTGCCACTGATAGCCCCAAAATTGGCTCATAAACGTACTTTAAACGGGGATGGGACAAACGAGACTCTACCACCTGTTTTGTGGTGTCTGTGGAGCCATTATCCACTACCAGGATCTCATAATTTGTGCCTTCTTGGGCTAATAAACTATCAATGGCATCTCCTAAATAGCGATCGCGGTTATGGGTACAAATAATGGCAGCAATTTCATACATGATTTAGCATTTTCTGGGTTATTAAGTGGTCACTGCTAAGTATATTATTTAATTAACCAATTAGCTGCATAGCAGATCACCACCTAACCCACCCTAGGCAATATAAATAAGTAAGGTGGGCATTGCCCACCCTACAATTAATTGGCGGTTTGCTCTGGGGGTTTCTGCTTTTTATCCTTCTTTTCTTCTGGTTTTTTGCCTTCTTTTTCGGCTTTATAAGCGGCTAATATTTCATCAACTTGTTGCCGCATTTGTTGATGTTTTTCTACTCCTTCATAAGCAAAACGGTTGAAATTATTGCGGACAATTTCCACCTCAATATATTTCACGCGATCGCTGGTATCAGGGTGAGTAGATAGCCAAGCAGGGGGACGGTTTTTGTGTTCATCATTCATGACTACCATTAAATTCCGTACCCCGTCAGCAGCGTAACCCGTAGCAGCGAGTAAACGAGTGCCAAACAAGTCAGCTTGTTCTTCCATACCTCGACTATAGCCAAGAACAGCGAGATTGCTTGCCAAACCGCCCACATAGGGGATATAGTCCACTACACTGCTGGTT
Coding sequences within:
- a CDS encoding peptidase; this translates as MKKNNQITSQLIKNKFALFIFNLWLIFSLLLLTKMPTNATEDDLEKLLPPLQIHPLPTTLEQWQDSNNLGNYFEQIKPILAGYLIWSKLPIKVYLDRPSNPNDPAAVTRRFNQWLKAVEQAIAEWNIYLSMIEVSEPEQADIIIERNDPPLDTNINPETGKLQIPRARTAQTRYKFYIKNQQLFHQMTIQISPRLGELSVLSAARHELGHALGIWGHSLEETDALYFSQVGNPPTISSRDINTLKKIYQQPTRLGWPLPSQF
- the msrA gene encoding peptide-methionine (S)-S-oxide reductase MsrA, with translation MSETIVLGGGCFWCVESVFQAVEGVEAVESGYAGGQIKNPTYEAVCSGKTGHAEVVKVTFNPQKISLTEILEIFFVASHDPTTLNRQGNDVGTQYRSIILWESQQQLETAKILIEKLNDDEIFKGKIVTELEELTDYYPAEEYHQNYFNKHPNQPYCAFSIPPKLAKLKKYFPDKALA
- a CDS encoding cytochrome P450, whose protein sequence is MIRSSKIPAAANAPTLIEVIKWIADPVNYMEKAMQLHGDIFRVKMSFDMDEIIFVNHPEAVQQILTHDRQEFSAPGDINKSLSMLFGDASVLMINGDRHKKRRQLLMPPFHGERMQSYGELIIKLAHKVMEEISPGSLFIARKAMQSISLQVIIEAVFGFPEGEKQQKLEKLLIDWLEIFKSPLTTSVVFFPILQWDLGAWSPWGKFLRTRQALDDLLYNEIAERRANPDPSRTDILSLLMSATDEQGNQLSDQELRDELLTLLFAGHETTATAMTWALYWTHYHPEISEKVRKEIATLGKNPNLMEFIKLPYLTAVCQESLRIYPVAMLTLGRKVEQPVELMGYQLEPGQIVAGCMYLIHQREDIYPDHDQFKPERFLEKQFSPYEFIPFGGGSRRCIGDALAQFEMKLVLATILANYDLSLVTSRPEKPKRRGITLAPETGVKMLMKGKKNLDVGSSLPKFVSKV
- a CDS encoding glycosyltransferase family 4 protein; amino-acid sequence: MKLLMICATFPYPPSRGGTQGRTFNLLKFISKIHEITLITQLTEDVTKEEIEQLRSYVTDLKVFPRPTEDSNGFLDKVMRFSQFFLEGTPPNVRYLYLAEIQQWIDQAVAEQRFDVITCEHSVNEIYIRPQWKQKIKTIIDIHSSVYKTCLNQLATGTSENKLRDRLYLPLLRRYEQRTVSKFSQVVVTTDEDEQQMRDFAPNAKIALIANGVDLETFPYRSHDPGGHRLVFVGGLDYFVNIDGAVFFSQEVLPLLQTKYPDATLTLVGSKPSPEVQALAKRPGITVTGRVPSVVDYLHQATVAVIPLRTGFGMKFKTLEAMAAGVPVVASDRGLEGMEVAGENVPLRALRANTIEEYINKISDLFEDANLRHTLSKNGREYIENNYTWEALGNEYEKIIAA
- a CDS encoding RNA-binding protein, which encodes MSIYVGNLSYDVTEADLNSVFADYGSVKRVHIPTDRDTGRMRGFAFVEMDSVTQEETAISTLDGAEWMGRTLKVNKAKEREQRSGGSFGGGGGRGRRNQY
- a CDS encoding GDP-mannose 4,6-dehydratase, with translation MGQKTALICGISGQDGAYLAQFLLDQGYIVFGTSRDAQISSFHNLVRLGIREQIKIESMSLNDFRSVLQVLNKVEPEEVYNLAGQSSVGLSFELPVETLESIATGTLNLLEAIRFTGAPIKFYNAGSSECFGDIGVFPADELTPFRPRSPYAVAKSAAFWEVANYREAYGIFACSGILFNHESPLRPQRFVTQKIVSAACNIAQGISQKLQLGNVTIKRDWGWAPEYVKAMYLMLQQSQPDDYVIATGESSSLEEFVIQTFDYLGLNWQDYVTTNPSLFRPTDLAYSCGNPSKSWEKLGWKAQYKMPDVVRMMIDYNMQSLKKE
- a CDS encoding glycosyltransferase family 2 protein, which codes for MYEIAAIICTHNRDRYLGDAIDSLLAQEGTNYEILVVDNGSTDTTKQVVESRLSHPRLKYVYEPILGLSVARNTGAQETTAPILAYLDDDAIASPQWLRVLVDAYQHQEKLAIAGGKVTLIWPEGISPPQWISEDLAGGLGAYDLGDKMVSITNPQLTPRGLNYSLRRLFLEKIGGFDVNLGRVGKKLLSNEELFMTELALTQGWEVAYLPDALVGHNVSPERLKPGWFLRRSWWQGVSECYREEIAGRTGIVQLRRGGERLMRGLYKSLKYVTNPALSFDNLVYAYGQIGYLKEAIQLLLTPKNNKNTNH